Proteins encoded within one genomic window of Brachybacterium avium:
- a CDS encoding DUF899 family protein, with protein sequence MSTAPTNPAGYPPVVDLGIWQTARDQLLVREKAHTREGDAIAAARRRLPMVEVDGSTPVTGPVGPVPFLSLFEGRDQLVVYQHMWHDGAPHQGQCEGCTTTAWHLHDATYLHAHGVSLAILTTGPWEEVHPFTAFMGYRRVPWYSVREAPAPIGGDMGSLVSFLRDGDRVFLTYRTTGRGNERVNFSMGLLNMTPYGRGEDWEEVPADWPAGRHACWSWRTDAEGVPTGGGTSRPLPQWERPGATPVTTLGRHEQH encoded by the coding sequence ATGAGCACAGCGCCGACGAACCCGGCCGGATACCCGCCCGTGGTCGACCTGGGGATCTGGCAGACCGCCCGCGACCAGCTGCTGGTGCGGGAGAAGGCGCACACCCGCGAAGGCGATGCGATCGCCGCCGCGAGACGCCGGCTGCCGATGGTGGAGGTCGACGGGAGCACGCCGGTGACCGGCCCCGTCGGTCCTGTGCCGTTCCTGTCCCTGTTCGAGGGGCGCGACCAGCTCGTGGTCTACCAGCACATGTGGCACGACGGCGCCCCGCACCAGGGGCAGTGCGAGGGCTGCACCACCACCGCCTGGCACTTGCATGATGCGACCTACCTGCACGCCCACGGGGTCTCGCTGGCGATCCTCACCACCGGTCCCTGGGAGGAGGTCCACCCCTTCACCGCATTCATGGGCTACCGCCGCGTGCCCTGGTACTCGGTGCGGGAGGCCCCCGCCCCGATCGGCGGCGACATGGGATCCCTCGTGAGCTTCCTGCGCGACGGGGACCGGGTCTTCCTCACCTACCGCACCACCGGGCGCGGCAACGAGCGGGTGAACTTCTCGATGGGCCTGCTGAACATGACGCCCTACGGGCGTGGTGAGGACTGGGAGGAGGTCCCGGCCGACTGGCCCGCCGGGCGCCACGCCTGCTGGAGCTGGCGCACCGATGCCGAGGGCGTTCCCACCGGGGGAGGGACCAGCAGGCCCCTGCCTCAGTGGGAACGGCCGGGTGCGACCCCGGTCACGACGCTGGGTCGGCACGAGCAGCACTGA
- a CDS encoding DUF2249 domain-containing protein: MADIQIQSSREDAVDQKPSQQGCACGEHDESLPELDVQTIPHAIRHASIFGAIESLVPGGGMVISATHDPVPLLMQLQAKHGDAYASEYLDQGPERWRILIRRTA; the protein is encoded by the coding sequence ATGGCAGACATCCAGATCCAGAGCTCACGCGAGGATGCCGTCGACCAGAAGCCGTCCCAGCAGGGGTGCGCCTGCGGCGAGCATGACGAATCGCTGCCCGAGCTCGACGTGCAGACGATCCCCCACGCGATCCGTCACGCCTCGATCTTCGGGGCGATCGAGTCGCTGGTTCCCGGGGGCGGCATGGTCATCTCGGCCACCCACGACCCGGTGCCGCTGCTGATGCAGCTGCAGGCCAAGCATGGGGACGCCTACGCGAGCGAGTACCTCGACCAGGGCCCCGAGCGCTGGCGCATCCTGATCCGCCGCACCGCCTGA
- a CDS encoding aldehyde dehydrogenase family protein: MTDTTATLFIDGEWVASSSGETRAVHCPADQSEVGVVSEATPEDVERAVLAARQAFEARVWADRPAAERGDFLLRVADALQERRAEFARAEAFDTGKRLVEAEGDMDDITACFRYFGKIAGQHPGRLIDAGDERVISRVVHEPIGVCGMITPWNFPLLQASWKIAPALAAGNSFIIKPAELTPHTTILIIDVLDRLGLPAGVANLVLGDGAVVGAPLSSHPEIDLVSFTGGLVTGRKIAEAAAQGIKQVALELGGKNPNLIFADADYEAALDNALNAGFMDSGLLCSAGTRLIVQESIAERFVDDLVARAEGIVMGGPLDEQAETGPLISKEHRDKVTDYVQRGIAAGARLRTGGHWGGPEHEQGFFFAPTVLDRCAVDNPAVVEEGFGPVITVETFSTEEEAIAIANHTEYGLAGGVWTSNSGTANRVSRRLRHGTIWINDYHPYLPQAEWGGFKMSGVGRELGPTGLEEYTEAKHIFENTEPAVTGWFPRKD; the protein is encoded by the coding sequence ATGACCGACACCACCGCCACCCTGTTCATCGACGGAGAGTGGGTCGCCTCGTCCTCCGGCGAGACCCGGGCAGTGCACTGCCCGGCCGACCAGAGCGAGGTCGGGGTGGTCTCCGAGGCCACCCCGGAGGACGTCGAGCGTGCTGTCCTCGCGGCCCGTCAGGCCTTCGAGGCCCGTGTCTGGGCCGACCGGCCCGCTGCGGAGCGCGGCGACTTCCTGCTGCGGGTCGCTGATGCTCTGCAGGAGCGCAGGGCGGAGTTCGCCCGCGCCGAGGCCTTCGACACCGGCAAGCGCCTGGTCGAGGCCGAGGGCGATATGGACGACATCACCGCCTGCTTCCGCTACTTCGGCAAGATCGCCGGCCAGCATCCGGGCCGACTGATCGATGCCGGCGACGAGCGCGTGATCTCCCGTGTGGTCCACGAACCGATCGGGGTGTGCGGCATGATCACGCCCTGGAACTTCCCACTGCTGCAGGCCTCGTGGAAGATCGCGCCGGCCCTGGCCGCGGGCAACTCCTTCATCATCAAACCCGCCGAGCTCACCCCCCACACCACCATCTTGATCATCGACGTGCTGGACCGGCTGGGCCTGCCCGCCGGGGTCGCGAACCTGGTCCTCGGGGACGGCGCCGTGGTCGGTGCGCCGCTGTCCTCCCACCCGGAGATCGACCTGGTCTCCTTCACCGGTGGCCTGGTCACCGGCCGGAAGATCGCGGAGGCAGCCGCGCAGGGCATCAAGCAGGTCGCCCTCGAACTGGGCGGGAAGAACCCCAACCTCATCTTCGCCGACGCCGATTACGAGGCCGCGCTCGACAACGCGCTGAACGCCGGTTTCATGGATTCCGGCCTGCTGTGCTCTGCGGGCACGCGCCTGATCGTGCAGGAGTCCATCGCCGAACGATTCGTCGATGACCTGGTGGCCCGGGCCGAGGGCATCGTCATGGGCGGCCCCTTGGATGAGCAGGCGGAGACCGGCCCGCTGATCTCGAAGGAGCATCGCGACAAGGTCACCGACTACGTGCAGCGCGGCATCGCCGCCGGTGCCCGGCTGCGCACCGGAGGTCACTGGGGCGGCCCCGAGCACGAGCAGGGGTTCTTCTTCGCCCCGACCGTGCTGGACCGGTGCGCCGTGGACAACCCCGCCGTGGTCGAGGAGGGCTTCGGCCCGGTGATCACCGTGGAGACCTTCTCCACCGAGGAGGAGGCGATCGCGATCGCCAACCACACCGAGTACGGCCTGGCCGGCGGCGTATGGACCTCGAACTCCGGGACCGCGAACCGGGTCTCGCGGCGACTGCGCCACGGCACCATCTGGATCAACGACTACCACCCCTACCTGCCGCAGGCGGAGTGGGGCGGCTTCAAGATGTCGGGCGTCGGCCGCGAGCTCGGCCCCACCGGGCTCGAGGAGTACACCGAGGCCAAGCACATCTTCGAGAACACCGAGCCGGCCGTGACCGGCTGGTTCCCGCGCAAGGACTGA
- a CDS encoding tellurite resistance/C4-dicarboxylate transporter family protein, whose translation MPSSTTTSSTLAARADTALAGLAPGYFALVMATGIVSVGLRTAGAEGVARALLVLGVLAAAVLAVLYIARWLRHRERMRSDARNPESAFGYFTVVAACSVLAVGLQAEGLGMASVVLLGIGAAIWIVLGYVLPWQVLMTRDGEPILARTNGSWFVWSVASQSLAVGLSGLEPASPAFASVLGLLTVLSWSVGTILYVGIAVLVILRIVHFGITPQQFEPTYWVAMGALAIAVVAGAGIYAMEPVPMVDAARGLIGGTVVLFWCFALWQYPLLFGAGLWRHLIHRVPLRYVPSLWSMVFPLGMFAVASLRLGHVEHLPLVEGIGVAGLVVAVCAWAAVFAGLLVTLVRGLRGT comes from the coding sequence GTGCCCTCCTCGACCACGACCTCTTCGACGCTCGCCGCACGCGCCGATACAGCGCTCGCGGGGCTTGCTCCGGGCTATTTCGCGCTGGTGATGGCCACCGGGATCGTGTCGGTCGGGCTGCGCACCGCAGGAGCCGAGGGCGTGGCGCGGGCACTGCTGGTCCTCGGGGTGCTCGCCGCTGCGGTGCTGGCCGTCCTGTACATCGCGCGGTGGCTCCGTCACCGGGAGCGGATGCGCAGCGATGCGAGGAACCCCGAGAGCGCCTTCGGGTACTTCACGGTCGTCGCCGCCTGCAGCGTGCTGGCCGTCGGCCTGCAGGCGGAGGGCCTCGGCATGGCGTCCGTGGTGCTGCTCGGGATCGGCGCCGCGATCTGGATCGTGCTGGGGTATGTGCTGCCCTGGCAGGTGCTGATGACCCGTGACGGCGAGCCGATCCTGGCCCGCACCAACGGCAGCTGGTTCGTCTGGTCGGTCGCCTCGCAGTCCCTGGCCGTGGGCCTGTCCGGCCTGGAGCCGGCCTCACCCGCCTTCGCCTCCGTGCTGGGGCTGCTGACGGTGCTGTCCTGGTCCGTGGGGACGATCCTCTATGTGGGGATCGCGGTGCTGGTGATCCTGCGGATCGTGCACTTCGGGATCACGCCGCAGCAGTTCGAACCCACCTACTGGGTGGCGATGGGAGCGCTGGCGATCGCCGTCGTCGCCGGGGCCGGCATCTACGCCATGGAACCGGTGCCGATGGTCGACGCGGCGCGCGGGCTGATCGGTGGGACGGTGGTGCTCTTCTGGTGTTTCGCCCTGTGGCAGTACCCCCTGCTGTTCGGGGCGGGCCTGTGGCGCCACCTGATCCACCGGGTCCCGCTGCGCTACGTCCCCTCGCTGTGGTCGATGGTGTTCCCGCTGGGCATGTTCGCCGTCGCCTCGCTGCGGCTGGGCCATGTCGAGCATCTGCCGCTGGTGGAGGGGATCGGGGTGGCCGGGCTGGTGGTCGCCGTGTGCGCGTGGGCCGCGGTCTTCGCCGGTCTGCTGGTCACGCTGGTACGCGGACTGCGCGGCACCTGA
- a CDS encoding flavin reductase family protein, protein MLTDTALREAFSHFPQGVVLVAAEVDGVRQGLVASTFTVGVSLDPPLVSVAVQHSSRTWPLLRAQEHLGVTMLGPAQLPVARQLASTDRARRFDGVEVSVDPQGALLVKDAPAWMTVRIYDQMRAGDHDLVLLEVLSIGSDPGAEAVVFHRSRYKELAGEGQNTPHAVTRGSRS, encoded by the coding sequence ATGCTGACTGACACCGCGCTCCGAGAGGCGTTCTCGCACTTCCCCCAGGGAGTCGTCCTGGTGGCAGCGGAGGTGGACGGCGTCCGCCAGGGCCTGGTCGCCTCGACCTTCACCGTCGGCGTCTCCCTGGATCCGCCCTTGGTCTCCGTGGCGGTGCAGCACAGCTCGCGCACCTGGCCCCTCCTGCGCGCGCAGGAGCATCTGGGAGTGACGATGCTGGGGCCCGCGCAGCTGCCGGTGGCCCGTCAGCTCGCCTCGACGGATCGTGCCCGTCGCTTCGACGGGGTCGAGGTGAGCGTCGATCCGCAGGGCGCCCTGCTCGTGAAGGACGCCCCGGCGTGGATGACGGTGCGCATCTACGACCAGATGCGGGCCGGCGACCACGACCTGGTGCTGCTCGAGGTGCTGTCGATCGGCAGCGATCCCGGGGCCGAGGCCGTGGTGTTCCACCGCAGCCGGTACAAAGAGCTGGCCGGTGAGGGGCAGAACACGCCTCACGCGGTCACGCGCGGCTCCCGGTCGTGA
- a CDS encoding MDR family MFS transporter: MGHTDDETPGASGRAQPAVNPILVMAVLLAGAFVIILNQTLLNTALPAFMVDFGITANTAQWVTTLFMLVNGIMIPATAFLIQKFTTRAMFFAAMGIFTVGTIICAIAPVYAVLLLGRVVQAAAGGMIMPLMQTILFAIFPIHKRGTAMGTFGLVISFAPAIGPTLSGFIVDNWSWRWLFVMMLPIAVGALVFAHLTLKNVTEQTNPRLDTLSLILSTFAFGGLLFGFSNAGNVGWGSLQVIVPLIVGVLALIWFVRRQLHLKEPLLELRVLANRMFALGTVLGMLVFMAMVGGMLMIPLYMQNMSDFTAMESGLVLLPGAVIMGVMSPVTGRIFDRFGASALAIIGFALLAATSFMLARLSVDTTFAYIAIVNAVRMLGTAMVMMPVTTAALNQLPQRMIPHGAAVNNTMRQVAASVGTGVLVTVMTAAARDPEEFGMAGAIHGVNVAFIVAGGIAVAGLIGSCFLRGSRPQQPESVPLPEE, translated from the coding sequence ATGGGCCACACCGACGACGAGACCCCCGGGGCGAGCGGCCGCGCACAGCCGGCGGTGAACCCCATCCTGGTGATGGCGGTCCTGCTCGCAGGCGCGTTCGTCATCATCCTCAATCAGACCCTGCTGAACACGGCCCTGCCGGCGTTCATGGTGGATTTCGGCATCACCGCGAACACCGCCCAGTGGGTGACCACGCTGTTCATGCTGGTCAACGGCATCATGATCCCAGCAACGGCGTTCCTGATCCAGAAGTTCACCACCCGGGCGATGTTCTTCGCAGCGATGGGCATCTTCACGGTGGGGACGATCATCTGTGCGATCGCACCGGTCTATGCGGTGCTGCTGCTCGGCCGGGTGGTGCAGGCCGCCGCCGGCGGCATGATCATGCCGCTGATGCAGACGATCCTGTTCGCGATCTTCCCCATCCATAAGCGCGGCACCGCCATGGGCACCTTCGGCCTGGTGATCTCCTTCGCGCCTGCGATCGGGCCGACCCTGTCCGGGTTCATCGTGGACAACTGGTCATGGCGCTGGCTGTTCGTCATGATGCTGCCGATCGCCGTGGGCGCTCTGGTCTTCGCCCATCTCACGCTGAAGAACGTCACCGAGCAGACGAACCCGCGCCTGGACACGCTCTCGCTGATCCTGTCCACCTTCGCCTTCGGCGGGCTGCTGTTCGGCTTCAGCAATGCGGGCAACGTGGGGTGGGGCAGTCTGCAAGTGATCGTCCCGCTGATCGTGGGCGTGCTGGCTCTGATCTGGTTCGTGCGCCGCCAGCTGCACCTCAAGGAGCCGCTGCTGGAGCTGCGGGTGCTGGCCAACCGTATGTTCGCACTCGGCACGGTGCTGGGCATGCTGGTGTTCATGGCGATGGTCGGGGGGATGCTGATGATCCCGCTGTACATGCAGAACATGAGTGATTTCACCGCGATGGAGTCCGGACTGGTGCTGCTGCCGGGCGCAGTGATCATGGGGGTCATGTCCCCGGTGACCGGCCGGATCTTCGACCGCTTCGGGGCCTCGGCGCTCGCGATCATCGGTTTCGCCCTCCTGGCGGCCACCAGCTTCATGCTGGCCCGGCTGAGCGTGGATACGACCTTCGCGTACATCGCGATCGTCAACGCGGTGCGGATGCTGGGCACCGCGATGGTGATGATGCCGGTGACCACGGCGGCGCTGAACCAGCTCCCGCAGCGGATGATCCCGCACGGCGCGGCGGTGAACAACACGATGCGCCAGGTCGCCGCGTCCGTGGGCACCGGGGTGTTGGTGACGGTGATGACCGCCGCAGCGAGGGACCCTGAGGAGTTCGGCATGGCGGGTGCGATCCACGGCGTGAACGTGGCGTTCATCGTCGCCGGCGGGATCGCCGTGGCGGGCCTGATCGGCTCCTGCTTCCTGCGCGGTTCGCGACCGCAGCAGCCGGAGTCCGTGCCGCTGCCCGAGGAGTAG
- a CDS encoding VOC family protein, producing MNRTTGTSTWTDLSVQDLDAAKAFYSGVFGWTFDDLGEEFAHYAMITNSDGAYVGGAMSVAGMTTPDGKPLLTGWDTYLAVDDVEARLAAALEKGATALSSIMDVGTDGRNVMLQDPTGASVGMWQAKEFEGYEFTGKPGSPVWFELMTHDFDTASAFYGAVFDAQFVPMGEPMDDDSFRYVTNGPAETASWGLCDASGAMPAEATGWRHYLAVDSTAAAIERIEEHGGRVLDGPIDSPFGRITTIADPEGATFQISAMSEAVPEG from the coding sequence ATGAACAGAACCACCGGAACCAGCACCTGGACCGACCTGTCCGTCCAGGACCTCGACGCCGCCAAGGCCTTCTACTCAGGAGTCTTCGGCTGGACCTTCGACGATCTCGGCGAGGAGTTCGCCCACTACGCGATGATCACCAACAGCGACGGCGCCTACGTGGGCGGGGCGATGTCTGTGGCCGGGATGACGACGCCCGACGGGAAGCCCCTGCTCACCGGCTGGGACACCTATCTCGCCGTCGACGACGTGGAGGCGCGCCTCGCCGCAGCCCTCGAGAAGGGGGCTACGGCGCTGTCCTCGATCATGGACGTCGGCACCGATGGCCGGAACGTGATGCTGCAGGATCCCACCGGTGCCTCCGTCGGGATGTGGCAGGCCAAGGAGTTCGAGGGCTACGAGTTCACCGGGAAGCCCGGCTCCCCGGTGTGGTTCGAGCTGATGACCCATGACTTCGATACCGCCTCCGCGTTCTACGGCGCCGTGTTCGATGCCCAGTTCGTGCCGATGGGAGAGCCGATGGACGACGACTCCTTCCGCTACGTCACCAACGGCCCCGCGGAGACCGCGAGCTGGGGGCTGTGCGATGCCAGCGGCGCGATGCCGGCCGAGGCCACCGGTTGGCGCCACTACCTCGCTGTCGACTCCACCGCAGCCGCGATCGAGCGCATCGAGGAGCACGGCGGGCGAGTGCTGGACGGCCCGATCGACTCCCCCTTCGGCCGGATCACCACGATCGCAGATCCCGAGGGCGCCACCTTCCAGATCAGCGCGATGAGCGAGGCCGTCCCGGAGGGGTGA
- a CDS encoding helix-turn-helix transcriptional regulator, protein MTTLTEALTEDRLASVLAIARDQLATLQVADLAELVGYSPFHFSRMFRAHVGLGPGAYLSALRIDAAKRMLLEGSDPVIDVATAVGFESLSSFSRRFRSTVGVAPGQLRRLADRISDRPPTPFALLRPHPWGVRVHLDLPRELDRREDASVWVGWYPHPAPIGLPHSGALVSGVPHTDLPLCEGAPYLLGFAVPAHADPWDQLAPDAPLVALHPVPLIAAGEVTLHFSTEAARGGVPLLTALPSLCRS, encoded by the coding sequence GTGACCACGCTCACGGAGGCGCTGACGGAGGACCGCCTGGCCTCCGTGCTCGCGATCGCCCGGGACCAGCTGGCCACCCTGCAGGTGGCAGATCTCGCCGAACTCGTCGGGTACAGCCCCTTCCACTTCTCTCGCATGTTCCGCGCCCACGTGGGGCTCGGCCCCGGCGCCTACCTGAGCGCCCTGCGCATCGATGCCGCCAAGCGGATGCTGCTGGAGGGCTCGGACCCGGTGATCGATGTGGCCACCGCTGTGGGTTTCGAGTCCCTCTCGAGTTTCAGCCGCCGCTTCCGCAGCACCGTCGGAGTGGCGCCCGGACAGCTGCGCCGGCTCGCTGATCGGATCAGCGACCGGCCCCCCACACCGTTCGCACTGCTGCGCCCACACCCCTGGGGCGTGCGCGTCCACCTCGACCTGCCTCGCGAACTGGACCGGCGCGAGGACGCCTCGGTGTGGGTGGGCTGGTATCCGCACCCCGCGCCGATCGGGCTGCCGCACTCGGGCGCACTGGTCTCAGGTGTCCCGCACACGGATCTGCCGCTGTGCGAGGGCGCCCCGTATCTGCTGGGCTTCGCGGTCCCCGCGCACGCCGACCCATGGGACCAGCTGGCCCCCGACGCACCGCTGGTCGCCCTGCACCCCGTGCCGCTGATCGCAGCCGGCGAGGTGACGCTGCACTTCAGCACCGAGGCGGCTCGCGGGGGCGTCCCGCTGCTCACTGCGCTGCCGAGCCTCTGCCGCAGCTGA
- a CDS encoding cupredoxin domain-containing protein, whose protein sequence is MSGSAPPRRRPPSWRLGWMLPAGIALLAGLDAALLLIGLPAPVSTDRLPVVHGMLLVLGFVGTLIALERATALARWYGFLAPALLGLGAIALIADPVPLSVGKILLVAGTAAFTLLYLPLWRRQYDEAVLTELLAAGLACGGAIRWAGGADFAEVLPWLIGFVVLTIAAERVELARITLGAGAGVRVLVHAAGVVAALLVGVVFPEAGAILLGAALGALLLWLIPHDIARRTLRTRGATRFMAAAILCGYGWLAIASAVLLLGGTPQGGAYDAVAHAVFLGFTISMIMAHATTILPAVLRIDLPYRSAFWVPLGLLQLSLAVRLGLGDALGWGPAWQLGGVLGVLALLAFLATALGSALLGPTRAPTRPTPRTAPLAHAARTPQAAPSPLPAAPVAEAAPGALSAPAPPAVPTAVGASRFGGRRAGAAVGALLLATLAILTIGTVDPLIWGGAPQAPEIATGPAATEEPAPVQTVAVTAADLRFTPDRIEVPAGTHLIIELTNTDAAMTHDLVVENGTRTARLAPGQSETLDVGVVTGDLDAWCGIAGHRQQGMVLSIVTTGGDPDEPPAVAGAEGDPAEHAHGAGGQGPVEKPAIDLAADPGAGFTPYDAELPPLPPSNGPVTRKVTLEVAEQEAEVAPGITQQLWIFGGTAPGPVLHGRVGDVFEVTLVNDGTIGHSIDFHAGELAPDGPMRTIAPGESLTYTFTAERAGIWMYHCGTAPVSAHVAAGMYGAVIIEPEDLPAVDRSYVLIQGEYYLGAQGQELDGDALAAGEPDLVVLNGYAAQYVHAPLQAVAGERVRFWVLDAGPERPLSFHVIGTQFDTVWSEGRYLVETASGDGSQALGLLPAQGGFVELIPPEPGHYPFMSHVLRDAERGAHGILEVRAS, encoded by the coding sequence ATGAGCGGCTCCGCCCCGCCGCGCCGTCGGCCGCCGTCCTGGCGCCTGGGCTGGATGCTCCCGGCCGGGATCGCCCTGCTGGCCGGTCTCGATGCCGCGCTGCTGCTGATCGGCCTGCCCGCTCCGGTGAGCACCGACCGACTGCCGGTGGTGCACGGGATGCTGCTGGTGCTCGGCTTCGTCGGCACCCTGATCGCGCTGGAGCGCGCGACCGCCCTGGCCCGCTGGTACGGCTTCCTGGCCCCGGCACTGCTGGGCCTCGGCGCGATCGCGCTGATCGCTGACCCGGTGCCGCTGAGCGTGGGCAAGATCCTGCTGGTCGCCGGGACCGCCGCGTTCACCCTCCTCTATCTGCCGCTGTGGCGGCGCCAGTACGACGAGGCCGTGCTCACCGAGCTGCTCGCGGCGGGACTGGCCTGCGGTGGCGCGATCCGCTGGGCCGGGGGAGCGGACTTCGCTGAGGTGCTGCCCTGGCTGATCGGCTTCGTGGTGCTCACCATCGCCGCCGAACGCGTCGAGCTCGCCCGGATCACGCTCGGCGCCGGTGCCGGCGTCCGGGTGCTGGTGCACGCGGCCGGGGTGGTAGCGGCGCTGCTGGTCGGGGTGGTGTTCCCGGAGGCGGGCGCGATCCTGCTCGGTGCCGCGCTGGGCGCCCTGCTGCTCTGGCTGATCCCCCATGACATCGCACGCCGTACCCTGCGCACCCGCGGCGCGACCCGGTTCATGGCCGCAGCGATCCTGTGCGGCTACGGATGGCTCGCCATCGCCAGCGCCGTGCTGCTGCTGGGCGGCACCCCGCAGGGCGGCGCCTACGACGCCGTCGCCCACGCCGTGTTCCTCGGCTTCACGATCTCGATGATCATGGCGCACGCGACCACGATCCTGCCTGCCGTGCTGCGGATCGACCTGCCCTACCGCAGCGCGTTCTGGGTGCCGCTGGGGCTGCTGCAGCTCAGCCTCGCAGTGCGGCTCGGGCTCGGGGACGCCCTCGGCTGGGGTCCGGCCTGGCAGCTCGGCGGCGTCCTCGGAGTGCTCGCGCTGCTCGCATTCCTCGCCACGGCGCTGGGCAGCGCGCTGCTCGGCCCCACGCGCGCACCGACCCGCCCGACACCGCGCACCGCGCCACTGGCGCATGCCGCCCGCACTCCGCAGGCGGCGCCGAGCCCGTTGCCCGCAGCTCCCGTGGCAGAGGCCGCTCCCGGTGCCCTCTCTGCGCCCGCGCCGCCTGCAGTTCCCACGGCCGTGGGAGCATCCCGCTTCGGAGGACGACGTGCCGGCGCCGCCGTCGGCGCCCTGCTGCTGGCCACCCTCGCGATCCTCACGATCGGCACCGTCGACCCCCTCATCTGGGGCGGCGCACCCCAGGCTCCGGAGATCGCCACTGGACCCGCCGCGACCGAAGAGCCGGCGCCGGTGCAGACGGTCGCGGTGACCGCCGCGGATCTCCGCTTCACCCCCGACCGCATCGAGGTGCCGGCCGGCACGCACCTGATCATCGAGCTGACGAACACCGATGCGGCGATGACCCACGACCTGGTCGTCGAGAACGGCACCCGCACCGCACGCCTCGCCCCCGGCCAGAGCGAGACCCTCGACGTCGGCGTGGTCACCGGTGACCTCGACGCCTGGTGCGGGATCGCCGGGCACCGCCAGCAGGGGATGGTGCTGAGCATCGTCACCACCGGCGGCGACCCGGATGAACCCCCGGCCGTCGCCGGCGCGGAGGGCGACCCCGCCGAGCATGCCCACGGCGCAGGGGGGCAGGGTCCCGTCGAGAAGCCCGCGATCGACCTCGCCGCCGATCCCGGAGCGGGCTTCACCCCGTACGACGCGGAGCTGCCGCCGCTGCCGCCGAGCAACGGTCCTGTGACCCGGAAGGTCACGCTCGAGGTCGCCGAGCAGGAGGCGGAGGTCGCCCCCGGCATCACCCAGCAGCTGTGGATCTTCGGCGGTACTGCCCCCGGGCCGGTGCTGCACGGCCGGGTCGGGGACGTGTTCGAGGTGACCCTGGTCAACGACGGCACCATCGGCCACTCGATCGACTTCCACGCCGGCGAGCTCGCCCCCGACGGGCCCATGCGCACGATCGCGCCGGGCGAATCGCTGACGTACACCTTCACCGCCGAACGGGCGGGGATCTGGATGTACCACTGCGGGACCGCTCCGGTCTCCGCCCACGTGGCGGCCGGGATGTACGGCGCGGTGATCATCGAACCGGAGGACCTCCCCGCCGTGGACCGCAGCTACGTGCTGATCCAGGGCGAGTATTACCTCGGTGCCCAGGGTCAGGAGCTCGACGGTGATGCGCTCGCCGCGGGAGAACCGGACCTGGTGGTGCTCAACGGCTATGCGGCGCAGTACGTCCACGCCCCGCTGCAGGCCGTCGCGGGGGAGCGGGTGAGGTTCTGGGTGCTCGACGCCGGGCCCGAGCGGCCCCTGAGCTTCCACGTGATCGGCACCCAGTTCGACACCGTGTGGAGCGAGGGCCGCTATCTCGTGGAGACGGCCTCCGGTGACGGCTCCCAGGCGCTCGGCCTGCTGCCGGCGCAGGGCGGATTCGTCGAGCTGATCCCGCCCGAGCCGGGCCACTACCCGTTCATGTCCCATGTGCTCCGCGACGCGGAGCGTGGAGCGCACGGGATCCTCGAGGTCCGCGCCTCCTAG
- a CDS encoding helix-turn-helix transcriptional regulator: MENFRTGPAAQNGLPPRRSAAGRRHSGAREQVLRTVEAQRSPVSVAAIGRATGLHENTVRGHLDQLLADGHVTRARASADGRGRPAWLWRPTRYGPASPYAALAGVLAGTIARTSTDPAATAHEAGRGWGAQLAADLPETSPPATARDVVTDAMAAQGFDPVDDGEQIVLHRCPLLEAASRHTEVVCSVHRGLLAGLLEDAPGLEEARPEVELLPFAAPGQCHLRLRDAG; the protein is encoded by the coding sequence GTGGAAAACTTTCGCACAGGTCCCGCCGCGCAGAACGGCCTGCCGCCGCGTCGGAGCGCCGCAGGCCGCCGCCATTCCGGGGCGCGCGAACAGGTGCTGCGCACGGTCGAGGCGCAGCGCTCCCCGGTCTCGGTCGCCGCGATCGGCCGGGCTACCGGGCTGCACGAGAACACCGTGCGGGGCCACCTGGATCAGCTGCTGGCCGACGGGCACGTCACCCGCGCCCGCGCCAGCGCTGACGGGCGCGGTCGCCCCGCCTGGCTCTGGCGTCCCACCCGGTACGGTCCCGCCTCGCCCTATGCCGCGCTCGCCGGCGTGCTGGCCGGGACCATCGCCCGCACCAGCACCGACCCCGCCGCCACCGCCCATGAGGCCGGCCGCGGCTGGGGTGCGCAGCTGGCCGCAGACCTCCCCGAGACCTCCCCGCCCGCCACGGCCCGCGATGTGGTCACCGACGCCATGGCCGCGCAGGGCTTCGACCCCGTGGACGACGGCGAGCAGATCGTGCTGCACCGCTGCCCGCTGCTGGAGGCCGCGAGCCGTCACACCGAGGTGGTCTGCTCCGTGCACCGCGGCCTGCTCGCCGGCCTCCTCGAGGACGCCCCGGGCCTCGAGGAGGCGCGGCCCGAGGTCGAGCTGCTCCCCTTCGCTGCCCCCGGGCAGTGCCATCTGCGCCTGCGGGACGCAGGATGA